TTCAAAGAAATCGGGATTAAAGTCCGATATTTGCATTCAGATATTAAGACCTTTGAACGGATGCAGATCTTACGTGATCTGCGTTTAGGAACTTTCCATGTTCTTGTAGGGATTAACTTGCTCAGAGAAGGACTTGATTTACCAGAGGTTTCCTTGGTTGCGATCTTAGATGCTGACAAAGAAGGCTTCCTGAGGTCGGAGCGCTCGTTGATTCAAACGATCGGCCGTGCTGCGCGTAACTCCGATGGCCGAGTCATTATGTATGGGGATAAGATCACGGATTCCATGCAGAAGGCCATCTACGAAACAGGGCGCCGCCGGAGCTTGCAAGAGGCGCACAACGAGAAGCTCGGCATTACGCCGCAGACAATTGCCAAGAGGATTCGCGACGTCATTGAAGCTACGAAAGTGGCGGAAGAGAAAGCCGATTACTTGGCTGATGTGAAAGGCGCGAAGATGTCGAAGAAAGATCGCGCTTCATTGATCGAGCGTCTGGAAGGCGAAATGAAAGAAGCTGCGAAGAATCTGCAGTTCGAACGAGCGGCACAACTGCGTGACGCCATTATGGAAATGAAAGCTGACGCCTAATTTGGCGTCGGCTTCACATAGGAGAGGAAGGGTAACGTGTCTAGAGACCAAATCGTCATTAAAGGAGCTAGAGCTCATAATCTCAAAAATATCGACGTCACGATCCCACGTGATAAGTTCGTTGTTTTAACCGGCTTAAGTGGTTCGGGGAAGTCGTCGCTTGCCTTTGATACGATTTACGCGGAAGGGCAGCGCAGATACGTAGAATCTTTGTCTGCATATGCCAGACAATTTCTTGGGCAAATGGATAAGCCGGATGTCGATTCGATTGAAGGATTGTCCCCAGCCATTTCAATTGATCAGAAGACGACGAGTCGTAATCCACGCTCCACGGTTGGAACGGTCACAGAAATTTATGACTATTTACGCCTGCTTTATGCGCGTATTGGTCGTCCGCATTGTCCAACTCACGGCATCGAGATTACCTCGCAAACCGTGGAACAAATGGTAGATCGCATTATGGAGTATCCAGAGCGCACGAAGCTCCAGATCCTTGCTCCACTTATTTCTGGTCGCAAAGGTGAACATGTCAAGTTGTTTACGGATGTACAGAAACAAGGCTTTGTGCGGGTGCGCGTGAACGGTGAAACGCTAGATCTAGCTGAGAAGATTGAGCTGGATAAGAATAAGAAACATACCATCGATGTCGTAGTTGACCGTATTGTGATTAAGGAAGATGTAGCAACGCGTCTTGCCGATTCCTTAGAAACAGCTCTGAAGCTGGCTAATGGCCGTGTCATCGTTGATATTATAGATAAAGAAGAATTGATGTTCAGCCAAAATCTAGCATGTCCGGAATGCGGCTTTAGTGTGGAAGAACTGGCGCCAAGAATGTTCTCGTTTAACAGTCCTTTCGGTGCCTGTCCGGAATGTGATGGTCTGGGCAGCCAAATGATCGTTGACCCGGATTTACTTGTACCGGACATGAAGCTCACGATCGAAGAAGGTGCCTTCGAAGCTTGGGCAGGCAGTACGTCCAATTATTATCCTCAGTTTCTGGCGGCCGTTTGCGAGCATTATAAGATTCCTCGTAATATTTCTGTATCCGAGATCACCGCTGATCAATTGAAGGTTATTCTCTACGGGACGGGCGGCGAGAAGATTCGCTTCCGCTATGAGAATGATTTGGGAGCGACGAAGGAAGCGTTAGTGCCTTTCGAGGGGATTATTCGCAACTTAGAGCGCCGATTCAAAGATACGTTCTCGGAGGGGATTCGCGAGCATATACAAACCTATATGAGCACGAAGCCTTGTCCTAAGTGTAAGGGACAACGTCTGAAACCAGAGACGTTAGCTGTAACCATTAACGGCAAGAACATTGCTCATGCAACCTCGCTTTCTATTGGAGAGGCAGAGGAATGGTTTAAAGGACTTAACCTGAATGAGAAAGAATTGACGATCTCCAATCTGATTCTCAAAGAAATTAGAGCGCGTCTAGGCTTTCTTGTGAATGTGGGTCTGGATTACTTGACGATGCATCGTGCAGCTGGCACGTTGTCAGGCGGAGAAGCGCAGCGGATTCGCTTAGCAACACAGATTGGATCCAGCTTGATGGGCGTTCTCTATATCTTGGATGAGCCTAGCATTGGGCTCCATCAACGGGATAATACGCGTCTCATTCAGACGCTTGAACATATGCGCAATCTTGGGAACACGCTGATTGTCGTGGAGCATGATGAAGATACGATGATGGCAGCGGATTACATTATCGATATCGGCCCAGGCGCTGGTATCCATGGGGGACAAGTTATTGCCCAGGGAACGCCTGCTGAACTCATGAAAGATGAGAATTCTCTGACAGGCCAGTATATGAGCGGCAAGAAGTTCATTCC
Above is a genomic segment from Paenibacillus sp. HWE-109 containing:
- the uvrA gene encoding excinuclease ABC subunit UvrA, with the protein product MSRDQIVIKGARAHNLKNIDVTIPRDKFVVLTGLSGSGKSSLAFDTIYAEGQRRYVESLSAYARQFLGQMDKPDVDSIEGLSPAISIDQKTTSRNPRSTVGTVTEIYDYLRLLYARIGRPHCPTHGIEITSQTVEQMVDRIMEYPERTKLQILAPLISGRKGEHVKLFTDVQKQGFVRVRVNGETLDLAEKIELDKNKKHTIDVVVDRIVIKEDVATRLADSLETALKLANGRVIVDIIDKEELMFSQNLACPECGFSVEELAPRMFSFNSPFGACPECDGLGSQMIVDPDLLVPDMKLTIEEGAFEAWAGSTSNYYPQFLAAVCEHYKIPRNISVSEITADQLKVILYGTGGEKIRFRYENDLGATKEALVPFEGIIRNLERRFKDTFSEGIREHIQTYMSTKPCPKCKGQRLKPETLAVTINGKNIAHATSLSIGEAEEWFKGLNLNEKELTISNLILKEIRARLGFLVNVGLDYLTMHRAAGTLSGGEAQRIRLATQIGSSLMGVLYILDEPSIGLHQRDNTRLIQTLEHMRNLGNTLIVVEHDEDTMMAADYIIDIGPGAGIHGGQVIAQGTPAELMKDENSLTGQYMSGKKFIPIPAERRKPNGKWIEVKGAKENNLRNVSAKVPLGVFTCVTGVSGSGKSTLINEILFKTLARDLNGAKVRPGEHKEIVGLDQIDKVIDIDQSPIGRTPRSNPATYTGVFDDIRDVYANTNEAKVRGYKKGRFSFNVKGGRCEACRGDGIIKIEMHFLPDVYVPCEVCKGKRYNRETMEVKYKGKSISEVLEMTIEDGCEFFKNLPRIHRKLTTLLDVGLGYMTLGQPATTLSGGEAQRVKLAAELYRRSTGKTIYILDEPTTGLHIHDIDRLLKVLHRLVENGETVLVIEHNLDVIKTADHVIDLGPEGGNRGGLIVATGTPEDVVKVAGSYTGQYLKPILERDRERSENYAKRLAVLEESVG